A stretch of DNA from Triticum dicoccoides isolate Atlit2015 ecotype Zavitan chromosome 2A, WEW_v2.0, whole genome shotgun sequence:
GCAGAACTACACACAACAGGAATGCACAAATATTTGTATTAAGACAGCTTTAACTTGTGTCAAATAAATGCAATACGATCCAGTCAGGCTGCTCAAGTGCATGTCAATTAAAAAAAAGAAGAGGATAGCTCAAGCCACTGCATCATACTGACGCCCACAACCATCTTTATTAAAAAGAATTTAATAGTCCAGTAGGTCCAGAATAACTTTATAACTTTAAAAAGAGAAGACCGCAACCAATTGCTAAAAGGAGATTACATGACTCATTCACATTATCTGTTAATCATGCACCAGCCAAACTGGTAGAACAATTCCTTGGCGACCGTCTCCAAGCGGTTGCACCCATGGGCGCACACCTGAGTGTCCATACACTGAAGTGATGACCAAATATGGATCGAATCAGTAGTTCGGATGATAACCTATTTTCTATTGAGAATTTGATCTATTAAAAATAGTGTCATTCTGGCAATTACAAATTGCCCATAATAAGGTGCATGCTCCCACCCGGAGATGACCTTTAATCCCATGAGTAATACCAAGCAACCAATTCCCAAACAAATTTGGTATGCTAGTTGCTGGTTGCAAGTTATAAGCTACCAAAATTGTTAGCCAAAGTGATGTGGCAAACAAACAAGTGAAAGAGATAGTGTATTGTTTCCtcttgatcacaaaaacaacatttCTTACACCGCAATCAATTAATTTTGCCACATTATCTTTAGTAAGGATCACCTCAGGCTGCAAGAACCACACTTTTCTTAAATTTGATGGAACTTCATCTTCTAGATATAGTTATGCCCGAAGACTGGCCGCGCATCAATAAGGTCTACGTACATCGAGTTAACGGTGAAGACGCCATTTGTATTCAATATCCATCGAAATATGTCTGCGTCTGTGAGAgattgatcatcatcaacctccgtACCAAATGGAGCCATGCTGCCCAGTTATCGCCAATCAGAGCTCTATGAAATTGAGTATTTAAAGGGGTTGTCTCTAGGACCGATGCTGCCAAAACATCTTTCCTGCACACTAAGTTGCCGAGGGTCGGATTTTGAAGAACTAGCAATGTCCCCAACCAGGTTTCCTAACAAAAAACTAGTATATTGGTCATCATCGATCATAAATGCACCTCTATTAATGTGTGACATTTTGATGACATACGACGCGGGAATGGGACAATTGATTTCCTCCCAAACACCACATATGATACCACCAGTTTTACCAATAGGATGAATTAATTTCCAAAAGGAGGCACCATCGGGATCATTACTCTTGAATTTTTTAATTTTATAATCATTTTTCATAGTTTCTTGTAGGCCAATAAATCAAGGGCATGATCTTTAATGAGCTCATTGATGTAGGAAGACATGCCGCTCTCTCCAAGCCCACACATGATTCCAAAAATGCATATAATTTAAATCTGCTTAAAACGTTCCTAGTTCTGATAGTACTAGCGGGGGAGGGTGGAGATGTTAGTGCTTAGCAGCCTTTTGGGCTCCTTTTCACAGGCCTAGTAACTACCACAAATGTTTATCTGGCTATCGTTAGCTAGACAGGTCTGCCATACTTTGCAAGAGCTACACTCTTTGAGTGCATGAGTTCTTGAGGCAAACTATTTCTCATAAGACGATGTGTTTGATTCTAGTTTAGGGGGAGATCCATCATAGATTCGGAGTGTGTGATTCATGAGGGTGTCTCTGTGCTTATGATGCAATGATAGATCTATAGATGAAAACGTCGTAGTTTGAACAAATAACTAGTTTGCAATACTATTCTGCCATGTTAACCTGTGCGATGTGACCATTGTTATGTCAACAGTAATGCTGATACCCAAAGATTTGGAAATAAATAAAGCTACGGAGAAATAGCAAAAGAAGTAGGAGTGCATGTCTGGTTTGGCTTGTTTATCATCATTCTCATATATAGAATATTACTTATACTAGAAAACATCACAGTTTGAACAAATAACTAATGGATAAATACATGGATAAGAGATCTATTTGTCTTGTCACTTTGTCAGACTGTTTAATAATTTAATAAAGATGGTTGTGTGCATCGCTTGATGCATGAAGAGGCTAGGAGTAatcctcctttttgagaaaaaaacaTGGATCAACATATATGTAACTTCCGGAGAAGACTCCTTTCTTTTATTCCTCCTTTCGCAATCTATCTAGTTCTTTCCTTCTTCTCTTCACTTTGTTTGCCATGTTTTTGGGTTCTTGTAATCCTTGTAAAACCTATCCAGATCTCTCTAAGATTGAAGTATGTTCTACATGCAACCAAGACATAACTTAAACACATGGAAAGAAAGAAAATTATTGGCCAATCAGGCAAACTATGAACAtgtaatctatacctactattagagggaataggtattcttggtttggtttagtccttttcgttcggTTTGCACACGCTAAGCCATCTGGCCCAGGTACTTGTAtgctgatgggccttttatgggctttcatagagaccatgAAAAATAATTGGATCAAAATAAATCAAGATTGTTGGAAttaaacacaggacctcctgtgtaGCTCTTCGATGTAACAACCAACGGCCTATCCGCCTTTCACATTTACTAATTCTAACTCGCTCTAAATATACAAGTGGTAGTCATCATGTCTAGGGCGAGCTAATTAAGCAAATGAGCTAATAAAGGAGGATTATGGGCTTAAATAGAATATTTAAACGGATGTGCCTAATTAAAGAAAGGGTTATGGATAAACCGGTGGAATAACTAAAAGAAAGATTGTGATCTTAATACATGAAGGATTTGAGGCAAAAAGGTAGGATAATTAAAATTTAAAAGGAAGGATttgtaggcttcaatgtgttggagcTACTAAATTAGAAAAGTAAGGATTTGATTTCTGACTAAAACGGGTAAGGACGCCATGGTAATTAACAAAATAATTATACTTAAATGCCATTAAAAAGGATTATACTTAGATGGAAACAGTGGGAGATTATGCCCAACAAAGAAAATATGAACACTGCTAAATTGCAACgtattttttatgttcattttgtagaaggatGCTGCGTTGCAGCATGTTCTTCATAGTGAATTCGGTGCTGTgagatattatgcttgcacaaaacatcaatttttcccgttgcaacgcacgggcatatgtgctagttaagTTACAAATCTTTATCTAGGCAAAGAACCATTGAGTACATTCACCTTGCTGCAGAACATTTACATCTTCAAAATGTTTCTAACCAAAAAAATACATGAAAAGAAGGCCTAACAGTACTTCCCAACACATGACGAAAGTGCCTAGGTTCATTCTTCAAAGATAGGAGCAATCAAGTAACTATCAGGATTAATAAAGTACCATAATAAGTTGACACAAAACAAGTTGTCTATGCAAGTATGTCTGGCAAAACAAGTTGACACAAAAGAGGAGCAGTTGCAACTTAGGATTTACAACAAAATGAACAACAACGATCAATCAAACAAACCATGGAAGAAGAGATCAACGATAAAAATTTCATCAACTCGAATAAAAATTCATTCGCCCAAAGAGCACGACTGAGACTAAATATCAGAGGGCCGACGGATATATAGGTGAAAAATTGGCGAACCCACTAAACCCAGCCAACGAAATAAGATATCGGACACTATCCAAAGTACTTTATAGCACGTAGATTCAGTGGAGGAGCTAAATATTAAGTTCATGTTGCACACCCACACGATCGGTCTGGCGTGTTAACGGGAAGCAGAAACCACTATTGCCTCCCAACGGGTGCAGTCTTTGATCTAAGAGCTTGGTGTGGCACAAGAAACAGTTTTCACTTTATGGTGTGACAACTTGGGTGCAACATATCTTTTATTTACCGTATCTTTCATGCATAAAAAAACACATTGAGGTGTATTTTCACTTTGTACAAGAAAGTGTACCTCAATCGAAGTTAGGGATTGTATTCGTACCATCGTAGGATGAATTGGCTGACAGTTTTACCAAAGCTAGCTTTCCAAGttgaaatgttcacaaattttatgCAAGATCTCAATTAAGGGAAAGTTGTGATTGAAGAGGGCTATTAGGACTAGATATAGAGAGGTTATGTTTGGTATGTGATTATAATCCATCGGCTATATACGGATAAAGTTCTGATTGTTTTAACCTTTTCTGTAACCCAAGTTGTGCAAACCCAAGGCCGATTAGCCCCCCTATGAATGTATATACATGTCGCAACCTGCCGGGTGTAGACAAGCTCTGCCAATTACTATAAGAAGTTTgagaaaagtgtgtgtgtgtgtgtgtgtgtgtgtgtgtgtttcaatatgtatggtgtgtgtgtgtgtgtgtgtgtatgtgtgtgtgtgtgtttcaatATGTATGGTTATAGTTAGCGGAAGAAATTTAACAACATGGTGTTTGCCATTTCCCTAAAAAAATGATATTTAGTATCTATCCTTAAGATAGGAGAATTTATTGTTTAATAGCATATGTCCTCGCGCATGGCTTCAACCTGCATACCAAATCCACGCGGGTTGCAAAGGCTGAGCTCAAGGTGATAAAGTGGATGATAGAAGCTATAACTCTAACAAATGGCATCAGATTTATGGCATGGGGAAATCTAGAGAATTCAACACCGCCATGGCGCAGAGATTGTTTTCACCAAATGGTTTCATTGATCGTTATGTGAAAGCCATTTCTATATGCCATCTTCATCCTTTGTTGGCGGATTTGGAAAGCCAAGAATGACCTAATTTTCTTGGGCATCCATAGCTTGGCCAGTGATACCATACGTCGAACCACGAAAGGGATTACTACATGGATCAAGAGATATGTAACTTTAGACAAGACAACCCTTCTCCCCTTTTGTTTCTTTCTCCTTTCGTGACTTGTCTAGTTCTTTTTTCTTCCCTTCACTTTGTTTGCCTTTTTTAGTCTTGTAATCCATGTAAGGCTTTTCCGATTCGGTTTCGGATTGAAATAATTTTTCCATGTGACCAAGGCAAAATTAGATACatggaaagaaaaaaaactattggtCGCATCGGGCAACATGTAATTAAGTTACACATCTTTATCCTGGCAAAGATGAACATCCAACACATTCACCTTGCTGTAGGACATTTACACCTTCAAAACGTTCTCACCGGAAAAATAAAAAGATCTGGACACAAAAAAAGGAAGTGTATATACAACAGTACTTCTCATTTCACAACATACGACCATAACACCTTGGTTCTTCTTGGATTTCGCTACAAATTGAACGTCAGATTTTTGACCATGACATATCGAACGTTTTCCATGATAGTAACACTCAGGTAACTATCAGTGGCAAATAAAGTGTCGTAACACACAGCTATGCAAGGTATGCCTACAGAACATGTTGATACAAAGACCGTTAGATCACTACACAGTCTTATGTTAGTTTACAGAGGGGGTACTAGTTACACCAAATGGACAACAGAGATCAAACAAATAACCATGGAAGAAGAGATCCAGAATAAAAATTTCAACGAAGAAGATATCCAGAATAAATATTTCAGCAACTAGAATGAAAATGCCTTGGCTCCAAGAGCATGATAGAGACCGAATTTCCATCCTTATTAACAATGCCATTCATGCATCTTAACCAtgccaaaactaaataaaatgaggCGAGACGCATGACCATGCACTACGCATGAGGATCCACTACTCGCATATAGGAGCAAAATGACTCGatgctccatgatcggcgcctcacTACAACCCGAACTCCATATCGTCCCAGAACTGCAACGTTAACATATCATCATCGACGAAGTTTGCGCTTGAGCTGGTGCCGGCGCCGTCGTGGCCACCAGTATTGTAGCCATTTCCATTATAGGCTAGGGCGCCGTGGCCCCCCTCGGACCTCACCCTGTCACGCCAGCCCTCCTGCTGCTGCGGTGGCGCCTGATACATCGGTGGAGGGCCCACGTCGACGCTGTCGGTAACATATGGCACCTGGAACTGGAAGACCGGTGGCTGCCAGCCTTCCTGCTGTTGCGGCACCGCCTGATACATCGGCGGAGGCCCCATGTCGACACTGCCGGTGACGTATGGCACCTGGGGCTGGAAGACTTGTGGCTGCCAACCCTCCTCCTGTTGCGGCGGCGCCTGATACATCGGCGGATGACCCATGCCGATGTTGCCGGTGATGTTTGGTACCTGGGGCTGGAGGACCGGTGGCTGCAAGCCCTCCTGCTGTTGCGGCGGCACCTGATACATCGNNNNNNNNNNNNNNNNNNNNNNNNNNNNNNNNNNNNNNNNNNNNNNNNNNNNNNNNNNNNNNNNNNNNNNNNNNNNNNNNNNNNNNNNNNNNNNNNNNNNNNNNNNNNNNNNNNNNNNNNNNNNNNNNNNNNNNNNNNNNNNNNNNNNNNNNNNNNNNNNNNNNNNNNNNNNNNNNTACATCGGCGGAGGCCCCATGTCGACGCTGGCGGTGGCGTTTGGTGCCTGGCGCTGGAAGACCGGTGGCTGCCAGCCCTCCTGCTGCTGTAGCGGCACCTGATACATCGGCGGATGCCCCATGTCGACGCTGCCGGTGACGTATGGCGCCTGGGGCTGGAAGGCCGGTGGCTGCCCGCCGGCCTGCTGCTGCGGCGGCGCTTGATACATCGGCGGAGGCCCCATGTCGGCGCTGCCAGCGGCGTATGGCGCCTGGGGCTGGAAGACCGGTTGCTGCCCGCCCGCCTGCTGCGGCGGCGGCGCTTGATACATCAGTGGAGGCCCCATGTCGGCGCTGCCGGCGACGTATGGCTCCTGGGGCTGGAAGACCGGTGGCTGCCCGCCCGCCTGCTGCTGCGGCGGCGCTTGATACATCGGCGGAGGCCCCATGTCGGCGCTGCCGGTGATGTATGGCGCTTGGGACTGGAAGACCGGCGGCTGCGAGTTGCTTTTAGCGATGCGCTCGACGAGGCTCTTGTGGATCTCCCCCGGCTTACAACCAACCCTGGCGACCTCCTCGGCGCTGAGGTTGCCACCGAGCATGGCCTTGTGCAGGAGGGCCCTGATGTTGCGGTCCTCACGCTCGCTCTGGAGCTTGTTGGCCTGATGCTGGAGCTTGGCGAGGCACTTGGTGAGGAACTCCTCCTGGCTCGTCGTCTTCTTGAACTGCGGCATGTTCGGCATGGCCTTGTATCGATTCAACATAGCCACCGCCTCAGCATGGGACGGGTAAACATCCGGCTCCGACGCGCCCTCGTCATACACCAGCACGCAGGCCTTGGTGTTGCACAGGATGCCCAACTCGCCCACCTTCTTCATCAGGTAGTTGCGGCGCGTCTCGTAGGTACGGCGACGGATGGAGTCCTCGCCGATGTACCGGAGGGGCACCTTCTTGCGAACCATTGCCGGTCAAAGGGTAAAACTACCAGAGGAAAAGGGAAGTCGCTAGTTTTTGGCGAGTTGAAAGCAAGGGAGAAGGCGTGGATTTATAGGGGAGGATCGGCCAGGATGAGCATGTTGTAGCCTTCCGGCCTTCACTGTTATCATCTCTAACTTTGGCATCCATTTACAGCCTTTCACTCTCTACGTAGATATGCATGGTAGTGCTAGCTAGCCCATTAATGCGTCCTAAAACTATAGAATTTCTTTATAATTGCAAATTTGCTCTGAGTCGATCGAGAATTTTTTTTTGGGTGAAGAAACCATTCGGTGATCGTATAATAAGTCATAGAACATGCATGTATATATGCTTTTTAGCTACATATTGCAAAATTAATTGTGCATTTAATGTTTTCTAAAGTTAGATTGGTATTCAAACATGTACAGCGTCCCATCACCGCGTTAAGAAAGTATCAATAAATAAGGTACTACAAAAATTATCTCATGATGCGGTGGTTACCAAAAATTACAAATCTACTAAGATATACAAGCAattaaaccacaattcatatgcacTGTGTGGATAAGTTCTGCCAGTTTTTGCAACACATGTATCCAATGTTATTCCATATATACAGCAGGTTGGACGGCTACCGTTTCTTGATGACCTAGTGGTACGTAGTCATTGTATTCACCAACGCATGCTTACTTCCAGACTTAGTTATGTAGTCCAAGTAAGTAATCACTTCCAGTCATGCACTAGTGCTGGTACTGCTTCAACGACATCTACGCCTCCAACAACAAGTGTGCTCGCTCAACAATGACCATATATAGCATTGATATGAACTAGTACATTTACCCTAATTCTCCATGCTCCACATGACACTCAAAATCTCATTTAGGTGCATCATCTAACTACTGATAATAAACTATTATGAAAATTTACCCTGCCTTCTTTTTTGTCAAGGATCATGCCACGAGGAGGGTAATTCAACGAAGTAGATGTGAAGGAGATTTGTAGCCCCTCAAGctatagtcatattcttcatccAAACAAGACTACATGTGTCCAAGCTTACGTCCACAAAAtgacatcatcatttagatcatcctttTTCAATATGGACAATTGTGTCCTTCAAAATAATAAGCTTCCATGGTCAAGTGAGTCATATAGCGAGCCACGGTATGCTCGTAAGAAAGCAAAGAGTCGTCATCTTGGTTATCCTAAATATGTAAGTGTGTCCACGTCACCAAGTTTGTTTCATTTCTGATGTTAGGGGACCAACACATTCTTCCGTTATTGGTCATCACACATACTATTTGAGCGTTATTGATGACTACAGTAAGTATGCATGGAATAGTCTTCTTAAAAAAAGTCTGAAGTGTTCTCTATATTCTCAAATTTCTGTTTCTCATAGAGCGACAATTCAGTTATGAAATCTTTTCCACGCAAACCGACTAGATTGGTGAGTATTATGAGTTAAACTATTTCTTTAATAAAATTGACATTTCTCACGAGGTTTCATGTCTCAATACTCACCGATAGTATTGCTCAGTAAAAAGAAAGAATAGACACAATGTTTAGGTAGGGTTAGATCTGTCGCACAAGCATCCATGCCTCTCAAATTTTTGCATGAAAACTTTTTAACTACAACATACCTCGTTAATCAATTTCATAT
This window harbors:
- the LOC119357656 gene encoding extensin-1-like codes for the protein MVRKKVPLRYIGEDSIRRRTYETRRNYLMKKVGELGILCNTKACVLVYDEGASEPDVYPSHAEAVAMLNRYKAMPNMPQFKKTTSQEEFLTKCLAKLQHQANKLQSEREDRNIRALLHKAMLGGNLSAEEVARVGCKPGEIHKSLVERIAKSNSQPPVFQSQAPYITGSADMGPPPMYQAPPQQQAGGQPPVFQPQEPYVAGSADMGPPLMYQAPPPQQAGGQQPVFQPQAPYAAGSADMGPPPMYQAPPQQQAGGQPPAFQPQAPYVTGSVDMGHPPMYQVPLQQQEGWQPPVFQRQVPPQQQEGLQPPVLQPQVPNITGNIGMGHPPMYQAPPQQEEGWQPQVFQPQVPYVTGSVDMGPPPMYQAVPQQQEGWQPPVFQFQVPYVTDSVDVGPPPMYQAPPQQQEGWRDRVRSEGGHGALAYNGNGYNTGGHDGAGTSSSANFVDDDMLTLQFWDDMEFGL